In Desulfonatronum thiosulfatophilum, the following are encoded in one genomic region:
- a CDS encoding YcjF family protein, giving the protein MISNLISKLRRKLHVPIIDNGALDNGALDNALKKARETHPPPVVWLLGKTQSGKTSIIRSLTGSPDAEIGNGFQSCTRTSRFYDHPAEAPVVRFLDTQGLGEVRYDPSEDIAFAESQAHLVIAVIKVSDSLQNAVFDVLRAVRKRHPEWPVIVAQTCLHELYPPEFEHVMPYPFVKEGWERLVPTDLARALHFQRRELGRLPGNGAVFWIPVDLTLPEDDIAPADYGLNALWATIERASTMELEHRLRGDVDQADAFARAAHQQIVGYAMASATFGALPVVDLALVPALQMKMLHKLGTLANVNWDKRRVAEFMGLLGAGFLAGHGLRMVGRTMVKVVPVIGQTGGAAYGAAASAGITYALGKAGCAYLQRISKGLPVDADTVRTVFKDSLKSGKALATSFLKKDKK; this is encoded by the coding sequence ATGATCTCCAATTTGATTTCCAAACTCCGCCGGAAGCTCCATGTCCCCATTATCGACAACGGGGCGTTGGACAATGGAGCCCTGGATAACGCCCTCAAGAAGGCCAGGGAGACGCACCCGCCACCCGTGGTCTGGCTTCTGGGCAAGACGCAGTCCGGCAAGACCTCCATCATCCGCTCCCTGACCGGCAGTCCGGATGCCGAGATCGGCAACGGGTTCCAGAGCTGCACCCGGACATCTCGCTTCTACGACCATCCCGCCGAAGCGCCGGTGGTGCGGTTCCTGGATACCCAGGGACTGGGAGAGGTGCGTTACGACCCTTCCGAAGACATTGCCTTCGCCGAATCGCAGGCTCACCTGGTCATCGCGGTCATCAAGGTCTCGGACAGCCTGCAGAATGCCGTCTTCGACGTGTTGCGGGCGGTCCGCAAGCGTCATCCGGAATGGCCCGTGATTGTGGCCCAGACCTGTCTGCACGAGCTGTATCCTCCCGAATTCGAGCACGTCATGCCCTATCCGTTCGTCAAGGAAGGATGGGAGCGTCTTGTGCCTACGGACCTTGCACGGGCCCTCCATTTTCAACGCCGGGAACTCGGCAGGTTGCCGGGCAACGGGGCCGTGTTCTGGATTCCGGTGGATCTGACGTTGCCCGAAGATGACATTGCACCCGCGGATTATGGCCTGAATGCCCTATGGGCGACCATTGAGCGCGCCTCCACCATGGAGCTTGAGCACCGGCTCCGGGGCGACGTGGATCAGGCCGACGCCTTTGCCCGGGCCGCGCATCAGCAGATTGTCGGCTACGCCATGGCATCGGCGACGTTCGGCGCCCTGCCCGTGGTGGATCTGGCCCTGGTGCCGGCCCTGCAGATGAAAATGCTGCACAAACTGGGAACCCTCGCCAACGTGAACTGGGACAAACGGCGCGTAGCGGAATTTATGGGCCTGCTGGGAGCGGGCTTTCTGGCCGGACATGGGTTGCGCATGGTCGGGCGGACAATGGTCAAGGTCGTACCCGTAATCGGACAGACAGGCGGCGCCGCCTACGGCGCGGCGGCCAGCGCCGGGATCACCTATGCCCTCGGCAAGGCCGGCTGCGCTTACCTGCAACGCATATCCAAGGGCCTGCCCGTGGACGCGGACACCGTGCGCACCGTCTTCAAGGACTCCTTGAAAAGCGGCAAAGCCCTCGCGACGTCTTTTTTGAAAAAGGACAAGAAATGA
- a CDS encoding cold-shock protein — translation MAEGTVKWFNDSKGYGFIAEDGGNDVFVHHSAIQGQGFKSLAEGARVTFDVVDGPKGPAAENVEKI, via the coding sequence ATGGCGGAAGGTACAGTTAAATGGTTTAATGATTCCAAGGGTTATGGTTTTATCGCGGAGGATGGCGGCAACGACGTGTTCGTTCATCATTCCGCCATTCAGGGACAAGGCTTTAAGTCCCTGGCCGAAGGCGCTCGTGTCACATTCGACGTTGTCGATGGACCGAAAGGCCCGGCTGCCGAGAATGTCGAAAAAATCTAG
- a CDS encoding pentapeptide repeat-containing protein, whose protein sequence is MPMNIYIAVSITTVFLLLSMLGTLEAFDQADLDRLRGSNQCPKCDLTGANLSGTRLNRADLREANLRNADLSWANLNGARLMGTNLSNADLSNANLSWSDLRGANLMEATLTRANLTGAKLSGATWIDGRECAEGSMGVCG, encoded by the coding sequence ATGCCAATGAATATTTACATTGCCGTGTCGATCACCACCGTATTCCTGCTCCTGAGCATGTTGGGAACTCTTGAGGCTTTTGATCAAGCCGACCTGGATCGGTTGCGGGGTAGCAATCAGTGTCCGAAATGCGACTTGACTGGAGCGAACCTGAGCGGAACAAGACTGAACAGGGCCGACCTCAGGGAAGCGAATCTGCGCAACGCCGACCTGAGTTGGGCCAATCTCAACGGTGCTCGGCTGATGGGAACCAACCTGAGCAATGCAGACCTGAGCAATGCCAACTTGAGCTGGTCCGACCTGAGAGGGGCGAACTTGATGGAAGCAACCCTGACCCGAGCCAACCTGACAGGGGCTAAACTCAGCGGGGCCACTTGGATCGATGGACGCGAATGTGCCGAAGGCTCCATGGGGGTATGCGGTTGA
- a CDS encoding GTPase family protein, whose protein sequence is MIDKTALFREFGYLRLLSIIFAALPLLALPLFGIIWLWQADYRLFWLLALALCAMLGYGLHMILSRREQKQPTRHATKANELWPPSAEACWVEVERLAEQTSPREWPVNDVQKLALLGKRTLEQVSRHFHPEARDPLLELTVPHTLLIIERASRDLRMEIAQTIPFSHKMNMALLVRANRWRETAMQYEKLYRIGRGIMAPYSALFHEVRRNLGNSIAGYGMDNIKAWLLREYVRKVGYYAIELYSGHLLLDTEDPTDRRTSATMRDMERADAGQGAPSDSAEPLRILILGKANAGKSSLINALFGKLTAAADVLPHSTQAIKAYRLQREGHDEALIFDAPGIDTDRFDEKALKQAVLATDLILWVTPANRADRQLERERLDKIRSWYGQRVSRRIPPLVTVVSHIDRLRPPQEWQPPYDLTHPNGKKAENIAAAVTAISNDLAVPLDLTIPVCLAPDRLYNVEDTLAAVILELQDESEKARFLRCLEVRKKEEMWSNIKEQLKSTGRILGKIIR, encoded by the coding sequence ATGATCGATAAGACCGCCCTGTTTCGCGAATTCGGTTATCTGCGGCTTCTTTCCATCATTTTCGCTGCATTGCCCCTGCTCGCCCTGCCGCTGTTCGGCATCATCTGGCTCTGGCAGGCGGATTATCGCTTGTTCTGGTTGCTGGCGTTGGCGCTGTGCGCCATGCTAGGCTACGGCCTGCACATGATCCTCTCGCGCCGGGAGCAGAAGCAACCCACGCGGCATGCAACTAAGGCCAACGAGCTTTGGCCCCCGTCCGCGGAAGCCTGCTGGGTCGAGGTGGAACGGCTGGCCGAACAAACTTCTCCCCGGGAATGGCCCGTGAACGACGTCCAGAAACTCGCCCTGCTGGGAAAAAGGACACTGGAACAGGTATCCCGGCATTTCCATCCCGAAGCCAGGGATCCCCTTTTGGAACTGACCGTTCCGCACACCTTGCTGATCATCGAACGAGCCAGCCGCGATCTGCGCATGGAAATCGCCCAGACCATCCCCTTCAGCCACAAGATGAACATGGCCCTCCTGGTCCGGGCCAATCGGTGGCGGGAGACGGCCATGCAGTATGAAAAGCTGTACCGGATCGGGCGCGGCATCATGGCTCCCTATTCCGCATTGTTCCACGAGGTGCGCCGCAACCTGGGCAACAGCATCGCCGGATACGGCATGGACAACATCAAGGCCTGGCTGCTGCGGGAATACGTGCGCAAGGTGGGTTACTACGCCATTGAACTGTACAGCGGACATTTACTGCTGGATACGGAAGATCCCACCGACCGGCGGACGTCCGCTACGATGCGGGACATGGAACGCGCAGACGCCGGGCAGGGCGCACCATCCGACTCAGCGGAACCGCTTCGCATCCTGATTCTGGGAAAGGCCAACGCCGGCAAGTCCAGCCTGATCAACGCCCTGTTCGGCAAGCTGACCGCCGCCGCGGACGTTCTGCCGCACTCCACGCAGGCAATCAAAGCCTACCGCCTGCAGCGCGAAGGTCATGACGAAGCGCTGATCTTCGACGCTCCGGGGATCGACACGGACAGGTTCGATGAAAAAGCCTTGAAACAGGCCGTGCTTGCGACGGATTTGATCTTGTGGGTCACGCCGGCCAATCGGGCTGATCGGCAGTTGGAACGCGAACGATTGGACAAGATCCGTTCCTGGTACGGTCAGCGCGTATCCCGGCGTATTCCTCCCCTGGTGACCGTGGTCAGCCACATCGACAGGCTCCGCCCTCCCCAGGAATGGCAGCCGCCCTACGACCTGACCCATCCGAACGGGAAAAAGGCCGAAAACATCGCCGCGGCCGTGACGGCCATCTCCAATGATCTGGCAGTCCCCCTGGATTTGACCATTCCGGTCTGCCTGGCGCCGGACCGGCTCTATAACGTGGAGGACACCCTGGCCGCGGTGATCCTGGAACTCCAGGATGAAAGCGAGAAGGCGCGTTTTCTGCGCTGTCTGGAAGTTCGGAAAAAAGAAGAAATGTGGAGCAACATCAAGGAGCAGCTGAAGTCCACCGGCCGGATTCTCGGCAAGATTATCAGGTAG
- a CDS encoding OmpP1/FadL family transporter, whose product MARIAGLTIFFVLISLGSANGAGFALYEFGARGTSMAGTMLGRADDPSAVAYNPAGMTQLEGTQTMIGLSVVAPNGKVRTPGDTTSIESNYWVPPHAYLTRQMTDKTWLGLGLYTRFGLGTEYPKGWPGEYNNLYTRVKSLSFNPNLAYKLTDTVSLAVGAEVMWFDFYQKKMVGRPLGGIEAELNGDSYGFGGNVALHYKPSDTWALGLTYKSRIKQSIKGDATFQRTPTARAFGYFNDTSAKGDITLPDSFGVGLMFRPHERLSLEANAIYTLWSTYDKLEITYGEALTPGALTGNTKVSSMAKNWKDVWRFQVGAEYSLSDLIDLRLGYVFDQIPDTDQYADYMTPTSDRHIVTTGIGFSGERFSVDISYSYLWFADRNIVARPADHVLDSTFKDGHTHLTSISLGYKF is encoded by the coding sequence ATGGCACGCATTGCAGGATTGACGATTTTCTTCGTACTCATCAGCCTTGGATCAGCGAATGGAGCAGGATTCGCGTTGTATGAGTTCGGAGCCAGAGGCACTTCCATGGCCGGGACCATGCTCGGACGGGCTGATGATCCTTCGGCTGTAGCCTACAATCCCGCGGGAATGACCCAACTGGAAGGCACCCAGACCATGATCGGCCTTTCCGTGGTCGCACCCAACGGAAAAGTGCGGACCCCCGGGGATACCACCTCGATTGAGAGCAATTATTGGGTTCCGCCCCACGCCTATCTCACCCGCCAAATGACCGACAAGACTTGGCTCGGGCTGGGCCTTTACACGAGATTCGGACTGGGGACGGAGTATCCGAAAGGTTGGCCGGGGGAGTACAATAATCTCTACACCCGGGTTAAATCCCTCTCTTTCAATCCCAATCTGGCGTATAAGTTGACTGATACGGTCTCCCTGGCTGTGGGCGCCGAGGTCATGTGGTTTGATTTTTACCAGAAAAAAATGGTAGGCAGGCCACTGGGCGGCATCGAGGCCGAACTGAATGGAGATTCCTACGGATTTGGAGGAAACGTCGCACTCCACTACAAACCGAGCGATACCTGGGCCTTGGGTCTCACCTACAAAAGCCGCATCAAACAGAGCATCAAGGGGGACGCGACATTTCAACGAACACCCACCGCCAGGGCGTTTGGGTATTTCAATGACACGTCGGCCAAAGGCGATATAACTCTGCCCGACTCGTTCGGAGTAGGCCTCATGTTCAGACCGCATGAAAGGCTGAGTCTTGAGGCGAACGCCATCTACACGCTGTGGAGCACGTACGACAAACTGGAAATTACCTACGGCGAAGCGCTTACTCCCGGCGCCCTGACCGGTAACACCAAGGTATCATCCATGGCAAAAAACTGGAAAGACGTCTGGCGGTTTCAGGTCGGAGCCGAGTACAGCCTGAGCGATCTCATTGATCTCCGCCTTGGTTATGTTTTCGACCAGATCCCGGACACGGATCAATATGCCGATTATATGACGCCCACCAGCGACCGACACATCGTCACCACCGGCATCGGATTCTCCGGCGAGAGGTTCAGCGTCGACATTTCCTACTCGTATCTCTGGTTCGCCGATCGGAATATTGTTGCACGTCCAGCTGACCATGTCCTGGACAGCACCTTCAAGGACGGGCACACCCATCTCACCAGCATCAGTCTGGGTTACAAGTTCTAG
- a CDS encoding malate synthase G, which translates to MIMDFVHVGNLRIAKPLHDFIDKEAAPGSGLDAEHFWSTLEALVRELGLRNAELLAKRDALQAAIDQWHQNNSGLSFDPSSYKQFLISLDYLIPPGTEFSIHTANVDPEIAVIAGPQLVVPITNARYAVNAVNARWGSLYDALYGTDVIDDADGAGRSAEYNPIRGAKVMAEAAAFLDKAIPLNEGSHTDVRRYSVFANQDARHRLIAVLDNGAETGLAQPEKLVGYAGALNADGEPEALLFRNLGLHLEIRIDHGHHIGREHKAGVCDVIMEAALTTILDLEDSVAVVDVEDKTLAYRNLLGLLKGDLRAGFSKGGKFIDRRMNTDRHYTKFNGDRLNLSGRSLMLIRNVGLLMTTDAVLDAQGKEIPEGILDALATAFLSLHDLKADKSTARNSRAGSIYIVKPKLHGPEEVRFTCDLFTLIEDALGLARNTIKIGIMDEERRTTLNLKECIRVARERVIFINTGFLDRTGDEIHTSMEAGPMVRKNDMRIEPWMLNYEDWNVDVGLAAGLSGKAQIGKGMWAKPDKMREMVETKIAHPRAGANCAWVPSPTAATLHAMHYHQVDVFARQRELIDKPRARLDELLRLPLLGETSPTPAQIDEELANNAQSILGYVVRWVNQGVGCSKVPDITNVGLMEDRATLRISSQHMANWLRHGICTREQVLATLRRMADVVDGQNAGDPLYQPMGPDHDQSIAFQAACDLIFQGREQPNGYTEPILHARRREVKAAQRG; encoded by the coding sequence ATGATTATGGACTTCGTCCACGTAGGAAACCTGCGCATTGCAAAGCCCCTTCACGACTTTATAGACAAAGAAGCGGCGCCTGGCTCTGGTCTCGACGCGGAGCATTTCTGGAGCACCTTGGAAGCACTGGTGCGAGAGCTCGGCCTCCGCAATGCGGAACTGCTGGCCAAGCGCGATGCCCTGCAGGCAGCCATCGATCAGTGGCATCAAAACAATTCCGGGCTGTCCTTCGACCCGAGCAGCTACAAGCAATTCCTGATTTCCCTGGACTATCTCATCCCTCCGGGAACCGAGTTTTCCATTCACACGGCCAATGTTGATCCGGAAATCGCCGTCATTGCCGGCCCGCAGCTTGTGGTTCCGATCACCAACGCCCGCTATGCCGTCAATGCCGTAAACGCCCGCTGGGGCAGCCTCTATGATGCGCTCTACGGAACAGACGTCATTGACGACGCGGATGGAGCGGGCAGGAGCGCCGAATACAATCCTATTCGCGGCGCCAAGGTCATGGCCGAGGCCGCCGCATTCCTGGACAAGGCCATTCCCCTGAATGAGGGCAGCCATACGGACGTGCGCCGCTACTCGGTTTTCGCAAACCAGGATGCACGGCACCGCCTGATCGCGGTCCTGGACAACGGAGCCGAAACCGGCCTTGCCCAGCCGGAAAAACTTGTCGGCTATGCTGGTGCGCTCAACGCCGACGGCGAACCCGAGGCGCTCCTCTTCCGCAACCTCGGACTGCACCTGGAAATTCGCATCGACCATGGTCATCATATCGGACGCGAACACAAAGCCGGCGTGTGCGACGTGATCATGGAAGCCGCACTGACCACCATTTTGGACCTGGAAGATTCCGTGGCCGTGGTGGATGTCGAGGACAAGACCCTGGCCTATCGCAATCTGCTGGGGCTGCTCAAGGGAGATCTGCGGGCCGGTTTTTCCAAGGGCGGTAAATTCATTGACCGCCGGATGAACACGGACCGGCACTATACAAAATTCAACGGGGATCGGCTCAATTTGTCCGGCCGCAGCCTGATGCTGATCCGCAACGTGGGGCTGTTGATGACCACGGACGCCGTGCTGGACGCGCAGGGGAAGGAAATTCCCGAAGGAATTCTGGACGCCCTGGCCACCGCCTTTCTTTCTTTGCATGACCTAAAAGCAGACAAAAGCACAGCCCGCAATAGTCGCGCCGGCAGCATTTACATCGTCAAGCCCAAGCTGCACGGCCCCGAGGAGGTGCGGTTCACCTGCGACCTGTTCACCCTGATCGAGGATGCCCTGGGTCTTGCCCGGAACACCATCAAGATCGGGATCATGGACGAAGAGCGCCGGACCACTCTGAACCTGAAGGAATGCATCCGGGTCGCTCGGGAGCGGGTCATCTTCATCAACACCGGCTTTCTGGACCGCACCGGCGACGAGATCCACACCAGCATGGAGGCAGGTCCCATGGTGCGCAAGAACGACATGCGCATCGAACCCTGGATGCTCAACTACGAGGATTGGAACGTGGATGTCGGGCTGGCCGCCGGACTCAGCGGCAAGGCCCAGATCGGCAAGGGCATGTGGGCCAAACCGGACAAGATGCGGGAAATGGTCGAAACCAAGATCGCCCATCCGCGTGCCGGAGCGAATTGCGCCTGGGTCCCCTCCCCCACTGCCGCCACCTTGCACGCCATGCACTACCATCAGGTGGACGTCTTTGCCCGGCAACGCGAACTCATTGACAAACCCAGAGCACGGCTGGACGAACTCCTCCGACTCCCCCTCCTCGGTGAAACCTCTCCCACGCCTGCCCAAATCGACGAGGAACTGGCCAACAACGCCCAGTCCATCCTGGGCTACGTGGTGCGCTGGGTGAACCAGGGCGTGGGCTGTTCCAAGGTGCCGGACATCACGAACGTGGGCCTGATGGAAGACCGGGCCACCTTGCGCATCTCCAGCCAGCACATGGCCAACTGGCTGCGCCACGGCATCTGCACCCGGGAACAGGTCCTGGCCACCCTGCGGCGCATGGCCGACGTGGTTGACGGCCAGAATGCCGGAGATCCCCTTTACCAGCCCATGGGGCCGGACCATGATCAAAGCATCGCCTTCCAGGCGGCCTGCGATCTGATTTTTCAGGGCCGCGAACAGCCCAACGGCTATACCGAACCGATCCTGCACGCCCGGCGGCGGGAAGTGAAAGCCGCTCAACGCGGCTGA
- a CDS encoding superoxide dismutase family protein, producing the protein MCKFIGKSLVTILFLLLAVGAAKAENPTAFAELFDNDGKSLGKAHFEQGPNGVLIRLELEGVAESAGFHAIHIHEHGDCTDHEEGFEAAGQHLNPEDKKHGLMHPDGPDAGDFPNIYVHEDGSVRAELFTNYASLDGSVGARMLDESGAAIVIHANPDDHHTQPTGDSGPRIACGTIYATSDIQQE; encoded by the coding sequence ATGTGCAAATTCATTGGAAAATCATTGGTGACGATCCTGTTCCTGCTTTTGGCCGTTGGAGCGGCCAAAGCCGAAAATCCGACCGCCTTCGCCGAATTGTTCGACAATGATGGAAAGTCCCTCGGGAAGGCGCATTTCGAGCAGGGGCCGAATGGAGTCCTGATCCGACTTGAACTTGAAGGAGTGGCGGAATCCGCCGGTTTCCATGCGATCCACATCCATGAGCATGGGGATTGCACGGATCATGAAGAGGGTTTCGAGGCCGCCGGGCAACACCTCAATCCCGAGGACAAGAAGCACGGGCTGATGCATCCCGATGGCCCGGATGCCGGAGATTTCCCCAATATTTACGTGCATGAAGACGGCAGCGTTCGCGCTGAACTGTTCACCAATTACGCTTCCCTGGATGGATCGGTGGGCGCACGCATGCTTGACGAATCAGGCGCAGCCATCGTCATCCACGCCAACCCGGATGATCACCACACCCAACCCACCGGCGATTCAGGTCCGCGTATCGCCTGCGGCACAATCTACGCCACATCGGATATCCAGCAAGAATAA
- a CDS encoding HD domain-containing protein: MLTREEAWELLASKGQERHMLHHALETEAVMRGLARRLEQDEDVWGLTGLLHDLDFHETKDIPDEHALRAATWLADALPGEALQAIRAHNGERNGIMPAAQFDYALRCAETVTGLVSAAALVRPTKLDGLGAKSLKKKMKDKAFAAAVNREIIRECERVGVSLDDFLNDAVASIAEIADQVDLK; this comes from the coding sequence ATGCTTACTCGTGAAGAAGCCTGGGAGTTGTTGGCCTCCAAGGGACAGGAACGACACATGTTGCATCACGCTCTGGAAACCGAGGCGGTGATGCGGGGGCTTGCCAGGCGGCTGGAACAGGATGAGGACGTCTGGGGGCTTACCGGGCTGCTCCATGATCTGGACTTCCATGAGACCAAGGACATCCCCGATGAGCACGCCTTGCGTGCAGCAACGTGGCTGGCGGATGCCCTGCCAGGGGAAGCCTTGCAGGCTATACGTGCCCACAACGGGGAACGTAACGGCATCATGCCCGCCGCACAGTTTGATTACGCACTGCGTTGCGCCGAAACGGTCACCGGTCTGGTTTCCGCGGCAGCCCTGGTCCGGCCGACCAAACTGGACGGTCTGGGTGCCAAGAGTCTGAAGAAGAAAATGAAGGACAAGGCCTTTGCCGCGGCCGTGAACCGTGAAATCATCAGGGAATGCGAACGGGTCGGAGTGAGCCTGGACGATTTTCTGAACGATGCCGTGGCCTCCATTGCCGAAATCGCCGATCAGGTCGACCTGAAGTGA
- a CDS encoding rubredoxin-like domain-containing protein → MAYFKCDKCGNTLETTAPPETCPACSQKCSFVDVTCYTPECGGPNSQNINPTMFKKEKATEQQ, encoded by the coding sequence ATGGCCTATTTCAAGTGCGACAAGTGTGGAAACACCCTTGAAACAACGGCGCCGCCGGAAACCTGCCCGGCATGCTCGCAAAAGTGTTCATTCGTGGATGTGACCTGCTACACTCCGGAATGCGGCGGCCCGAATTCCCAAAACATCAATCCGACCATGTTCAAAAAAGAGAAGGCGACCGAACAGCAGTGA
- a CDS encoding MarR family winged helix-turn-helix transcriptional regulator: MTSWIDKMMRMELEDSPGFLVNRAALRIKKEFHRLLDEQGYEVTPEQCVVLWQLWNFEGGVQRELASTTFKDMTNMTRILDGLERRRLVVRRRDEHDRRCSRIYLTEEGRALQEGILRVAGQLAERAYQGLSWEQIDQLKDMLSKIYENLNQNEKFKR; the protein is encoded by the coding sequence ATGACTTCATGGATTGATAAAATGATGCGGATGGAGTTGGAGGACTCGCCGGGTTTCCTGGTAAACAGGGCTGCGCTGCGGATCAAAAAGGAGTTTCATCGGTTGTTGGATGAGCAGGGGTATGAGGTTACCCCCGAGCAATGCGTTGTTCTCTGGCAGCTTTGGAATTTTGAGGGGGGGGTGCAACGTGAACTGGCCTCTACCACCTTCAAGGATATGACCAACATGACCCGCATTCTGGACGGATTGGAGCGGCGTAGGCTGGTGGTCCGCAGACGTGATGAGCATGATCGGCGCTGCAGCAGAATCTATCTGACGGAAGAGGGGCGTGCCCTGCAGGAAGGAATTCTTCGTGTCGCCGGGCAACTGGCGGAACGGGCGTACCAGGGATTGAGCTGGGAGCAGATCGATCAACTCAAGGACATGCTTTCAAAAATCTACGAAAACCTGAATCAAAATGAAAAATTCAAGCGTTAG
- the argB gene encoding acetylglutamate kinase produces MEHEVAKAKTLLEALPYIRDFFGQTVVIKYGGHAMKDEHLKKAFALNIVLLRYIGVNPVIVHGGGPQIGKMLDQLGICCQFREGLRVTDQATMDVVEMVLVGKVNKEIVNLLNQHGGKAVGLSGKDGRIINAQKMEMVIPHKDMPPEIIDLGKVGEVTDIRTGLIRTLEKEGFIPVIAPVGVDDDGETYNINADAVAGAVAGALEAKRLILLTDVAGVLDAEGKLISSMNRHKAVDALEKGVLRGGMIPKVKCCLEAVEAGVEKAHIIDGRLENSILLEMFTKGGIGTEIVF; encoded by the coding sequence ATGGAACACGAAGTCGCCAAAGCCAAGACGCTGCTTGAGGCGTTGCCTTATATTCGAGATTTTTTCGGGCAGACCGTGGTCATTAAATACGGCGGTCATGCCATGAAGGATGAGCACCTCAAGAAGGCGTTCGCCCTGAACATCGTTTTGTTGCGTTATATCGGCGTCAATCCGGTGATCGTGCACGGCGGCGGACCGCAGATCGGCAAGATGCTGGATCAGCTGGGCATTTGCTGTCAGTTTCGGGAAGGGCTGCGGGTCACGGACCAGGCCACCATGGACGTGGTGGAGATGGTGCTCGTGGGCAAGGTGAACAAGGAAATCGTCAACCTGCTCAACCAGCATGGCGGCAAGGCCGTGGGGCTGTCCGGCAAGGACGGGCGGATCATCAATGCCCAGAAGATGGAAATGGTCATCCCGCACAAGGACATGCCTCCCGAAATCATCGACCTGGGCAAGGTCGGCGAGGTCACGGACATCCGCACCGGACTGATCAGGACCCTGGAAAAGGAGGGATTTATTCCGGTTATCGCCCCGGTAGGGGTGGACGACGACGGCGAAACCTACAACATCAACGCCGATGCCGTGGCCGGGGCCGTGGCCGGGGCGCTGGAAGCGAAACGGCTGATCCTGCTGACCGACGTGGCCGGCGTCCTGGATGCGGAAGGCAAGCTGATCTCCTCCATGAACCGGCACAAGGCCGTGGACGCGCTGGAAAAGGGCGTTTTGCGCGGCGGCATGATTCCCAAGGTGAAGTGCTGTCTGGAAGCCGTGGAAGCCGGTGTGGAAAAGGCGCACATCATCGACGGCCGCCTGGAGAACTCCATACTTTTGGAAATGTTCACGAAGGGCGGGATCGGCACGGAAATCGTTTTTTAA
- the rnk gene encoding nucleoside diphosphate kinase regulator, which produces MNKKPKIILSTVDVQRLETLLDALAPDSFPGMAELEEELERAEVVEPHRMPSSVVTMNSTVKFKVEPSGEEFRMTLVYPGNEDASGQKISVLAPVGSALLGLSQGDEIQWPRPGGGMMRVRIIEVIYQPERSGDFLA; this is translated from the coding sequence ATGAACAAAAAACCGAAGATCATTCTGTCGACCGTGGATGTACAAAGACTGGAGACTCTTTTGGATGCTCTTGCGCCGGACTCGTTTCCAGGCATGGCCGAACTGGAAGAGGAGCTGGAGCGGGCTGAAGTGGTGGAGCCGCACCGAATGCCATCCTCCGTGGTAACCATGAATTCCACGGTGAAGTTCAAGGTGGAACCTTCCGGCGAGGAGTTCAGGATGACCCTGGTTTATCCCGGCAACGAAGATGCGAGCGGACAGAAAATTTCCGTTCTTGCACCTGTCGGCAGCGCACTTCTGGGTCTGTCCCAGGGAGATGAAATACAATGGCCCCGACCCGGGGGCGGGATGATGCGCGTTCGGATTATCGAGGTGATCTATCAGCCGGAGCGTTCCGGTGACTTTCTCGCCTGA